The Planococcus antarcticus DSM 14505 genome has a window encoding:
- a CDS encoding replication initiation protein has translation MNEKHMVTQSNKLIEARHVKTLSAREQKIILTMVSMIQPDDKDFKEYSISIHEFSEMLGLKGHAKYEEIKEVALRLQEKTLFIPDEKGFVTTNWVASQRYIEGEGTIELSFSPYLKPYLLQLKTAFTSYRLSNILSLKSGYTIRLYELMKKWQHLGKWECPVDSLREKMGSNSKAYSLYGNFKNKILLPSIDELNEHTDLFVEYKEIKKGRRVEKIEFSIKRSVEKEIKLPESKRVSEQADNEEIRYRLNALANGYQFDNIYFSQLYQGALVIFSDQAELELEMLIRYVNEEKSVKNPLGFIKSKITSAWEIHETGGHITFADLQPMKERPTGRQEKLPDWFTSRNEPQEAAEPNPELAKEKEQVLKKLAEKKGKQTKKNLPTS, from the coding sequence ATGAACGAAAAACATATGGTTACTCAATCAAATAAACTAATTGAAGCTAGGCATGTAAAGACTTTATCAGCAAGAGAACAAAAAATTATTCTTACTATGGTCTCCATGATTCAGCCGGATGATAAAGATTTCAAAGAATACAGTATTTCAATTCATGAATTTAGCGAAATGCTGGGTCTGAAAGGTCATGCAAAATATGAAGAAATTAAAGAGGTCGCTTTGAGGTTACAAGAAAAAACTCTTTTTATCCCTGATGAAAAAGGATTTGTTACAACCAATTGGGTAGCAAGTCAGCGTTATATAGAAGGAGAAGGAACGATTGAATTATCATTTTCCCCGTATCTTAAACCTTACTTATTACAGTTGAAAACTGCCTTTACTTCTTACAGATTGAGCAATATATTATCTTTGAAAAGTGGCTATACTATACGACTCTATGAACTGATGAAAAAATGGCAGCATCTTGGAAAATGGGAATGTCCAGTGGATTCTCTTAGAGAAAAAATGGGTTCCAATAGCAAGGCATATTCACTTTACGGTAATTTTAAAAATAAAATTTTATTACCTTCGATTGATGAATTGAATGAGCACACTGATCTTTTTGTGGAGTACAAGGAAATCAAAAAAGGTCGTAGAGTTGAAAAAATAGAGTTTTCGATAAAGCGTTCAGTCGAAAAAGAAATTAAATTACCTGAATCAAAACGGGTATCTGAACAAGCGGATAACGAGGAAATTCGTTATCGTTTAAATGCGTTGGCAAATGGTTATCAATTCGACAATATTTATTTCAGTCAATTGTATCAGGGAGCGTTAGTTATTTTCTCCGATCAAGCGGAATTAGAATTGGAAATGCTAATTCGCTATGTTAACGAAGAAAAAAGCGTCAAAAACCCTTTAGGGTTCATCAAATCCAAAATCACTTCTGCCTGGGAGATCCATGAAACTGGAGGACACATTACGTTCGCCGATTTGCAGCCGATGAAGGAACGCCCAACCGGACGGCAAGAGAAACTGCCGGACTGGTTCACGTCCAGAAACGAACCCCAAGAAGCTGCCGAACCGAATCCCGAACTCGCCAAAGAGAAAGAGCAAGTGCTGAAAAAATTGGCCGAAAAAAAAGGAAAGCAAACAAAAAAAAATCTGCCCACCTCATAA
- a CDS encoding AbrB/MazE/SpoVT family DNA-binding domain-containing protein codes for MPKLQERLPDNGVAKHVRLRNKGQITIPNEILEQLELTANTNLKVTVVDGRIVLIPMIEIAKDQAWYWTETWQQDEKEAQQEIDKGQTSGPLAVEDALAWLEEEE; via the coding sequence ATGCCAAAACTTCAGGAACGTTTACCGGACAACGGCGTGGCCAAGCATGTCCGTTTGCGGAACAAAGGCCAGATAACGATTCCCAACGAAATACTGGAACAGTTAGAGTTAACCGCAAATACCAATCTCAAAGTGACCGTGGTAGACGGACGGATCGTCCTGATTCCGATGATTGAAATCGCGAAAGACCAGGCTTGGTATTGGACCGAAACGTGGCAGCAAGACGAAAAAGAAGCCCAGCAGGAGATCGACAAGGGGCAAACCAGTGGACCATTGGCCGTAGAAGATGCGCTTGCCTGGTTGGAGGAAGAGGAATGA
- a CDS encoding type II toxin-antitoxin system RelE/ParE family toxin, with product MFELEITNKFKKSYKKFHKNEQRAVSETIKLLAAAPPFQPSLRTKRIEGTKAIFEASANMDIRISWEYSQTAEQTLILRNCGHHDDLLRNLKRITHEESPPAMEGF from the coding sequence TTGTTTGAACTAGAGATTACGAATAAATTCAAGAAATCCTATAAAAAGTTTCACAAAAATGAACAACGGGCCGTTAGCGAGACCATTAAGCTCTTGGCAGCTGCACCACCTTTTCAACCTTCCCTGAGAACCAAGCGTATTGAAGGGACGAAAGCCATTTTTGAAGCAAGTGCCAATATGGATATCCGAATATCCTGGGAATACAGCCAGACAGCTGAACAAACATTGATTTTACGGAACTGTGGACACCACGATGATTTACTAAGAAACCTTAAAAGAATAACTCATGAAGAAAGCCCTCCAGCAATGGAGGGCTTTTGA
- a CDS encoding tyrosine-type recombinase/integrase, whose product MRNKQREIKDVQPIRSLDRIEDMKWSLKKWCGERDYILFLLGINSGLRVGDLLAIKTSEIQGKHVVSLREGKTGKRRTIHLGNIYDELDAYIRTLEGAQWLFPSRKGIGPITRVQAYRQLQKAAQMVDISMGIGTHTLRKTFGYWHYKQFKDIAELQNILNHAHPQITLRYIGITDEQIESNLKTFRL is encoded by the coding sequence ATGCGAAATAAGCAGCGTGAAATTAAAGACGTCCAGCCGATCCGGTCACTGGACCGGATCGAAGACATGAAATGGAGCCTGAAGAAGTGGTGCGGCGAACGGGACTACATCCTGTTTCTTCTCGGCATCAATTCCGGGCTGCGGGTTGGGGATCTGTTAGCCATCAAAACCAGCGAGATTCAGGGCAAGCACGTGGTGTCGTTACGGGAAGGCAAAACCGGCAAACGCCGAACCATTCACCTCGGCAACATCTACGACGAACTAGATGCCTATATTCGCACGTTAGAGGGCGCTCAGTGGCTTTTTCCAAGTCGGAAGGGAATTGGACCGATTACACGCGTTCAAGCCTACAGACAGCTTCAGAAAGCCGCACAGATGGTCGATATCTCCATGGGCATCGGTACGCATACATTGCGCAAAACATTTGGCTATTGGCATTACAAGCAGTTTAAAGACATTGCCGAGCTGCAGAATATCTTGAATCATGCCCATCCGCAAATTACCTTGCGTTACATTGGCATCACGGACGAGCAAATCGAAAGCAATTTGAAAACATTTCGATTGTAA
- a CDS encoding type II toxin-antitoxin system RelE/ParE family toxin, producing MMKKMSEDLLPVQLSKRAGKELKKIKKSDQVLYRKMGEAITSIRKDPAIGEAKKGDLKGYSCLDLHHRGINYELCYALRENEEGELVLVVLLGTRENFYMELKRYLGN from the coding sequence ATGATGAAGAAGATGAGTGAAGACTTGTTGCCGGTTCAGCTCAGCAAACGAGCTGGAAAAGAGTTAAAAAAGATCAAGAAGTCCGATCAAGTCCTCTATCGGAAAATGGGCGAAGCCATTACGAGCATCCGTAAGGATCCGGCCATTGGCGAAGCGAAAAAAGGGGATTTAAAAGGCTATTCCTGCTTGGACCTTCATCACAGAGGCATCAATTATGAGCTGTGTTATGCCCTACGAGAAAATGAAGAGGGCGAACTGGTTCTGGTTGTATTGCTGGGGACACGCGAAAATTTTTATATGGAATTAAAACGGTATCTAGGCAACTGA
- a CDS encoding AbrB/MazE/SpoVT family DNA-binding domain-containing protein, with protein sequence MSATMPKKRASEHGLKPGKKAKRRVRVSQQRQLSIPKDFYLALGLTDEAVMEFTGTEIIIRPATFEEVDFSADILQDLIAQGLSGQELLQEFKKIKAHIPTALQALEQETMAQPVIQGSLDDYLDALEDDEEDE encoded by the coding sequence ATGAGTGCTACTATGCCGAAAAAAAGAGCGTCTGAACACGGACTGAAGCCCGGAAAAAAAGCCAAAAGACGGGTACGTGTTTCGCAGCAACGACAACTGAGCATCCCCAAAGATTTTTACCTGGCTCTTGGACTCACCGATGAAGCCGTCATGGAATTTACAGGGACAGAGATCATCATCCGGCCTGCCACATTCGAAGAAGTCGATTTCTCTGCAGATATTTTACAAGACTTAATCGCTCAAGGTCTTTCTGGACAAGAGTTGTTGCAAGAATTTAAGAAAATCAAAGCCCACATTCCAACAGCCCTGCAAGCATTGGAACAGGAAACGATGGCTCAGCCTGTCATCCAGGGAAGTTTAGACGACTATTTAGACGCTCTGGAGGATGATGAAGAAGATGAGTGA
- a CDS encoding AbrB/MazE/SpoVT family DNA-binding domain-containing protein: MPKLQERPKDNGVAKHVRLRNKGQITIPNEILEQLELTANTNLKVTVVDGRIVLIPMIEIAKDQAWYWTETWQQDEKEAQQEIDKGQTSGPLAVEDALAWLDEEE; this comes from the coding sequence ATGCCAAAACTTCAAGAACGTCCAAAGGACAACGGCGTGGCCAAGCATGTCCGTTTGCGGAACAAAGGGCAGATTACGATTCCCAACGAAATACTGGAACAGCTGGAGTTAACCGCGAATACCAATCTCAAAGTGACCGTGGTAGACGGACGGATCGTCCTGATTCCGATGATTGAAATCGCGAAAGACCAGGCTTGGTATTGGACCGAAACGTGGCAGCAAGACGAAAAAGAAGCCCAACAGGAGATCGACAAAGGGCAAACCAGTGGACCATTGGCGGTAGAAGATGCGCTTGCCTGGTTAGACGAAGAGGAATGA
- a CDS encoding type II toxin-antitoxin system RelE/ParE family toxin, which yields MFELEITNKFKKSYKKFHKNEQKAVSEALKLLAAAPPFQPSLRTKRIEGTKSIFEASANMDTRISWEYSQTAEQTLILRNCGHHDDLLRNP from the coding sequence TTGTTTGAACTAGAAATCACGAATAAATTTAAGAAATCCTATAAAAAGTTTCACAAAAATGAGCAAAAGGCCGTCAGTGAGGCCCTTAAGCTCTTGGCAGCTGCACCACCTTTTCAACCTTCTCTGAGAACCAAGCGTATTGAGGGGACGAAATCCATCTTTGAAGCCAGTGCTAATATGGATACTCGGATTTCGTGGGAATACAGCCAGACAGCTGAACAAACGCTAATTTTGCGCAATTGTGGTCACCACGACGATTTACTAAGAAACCCTTAA